Part of the Brassica napus cultivar Da-Ae unplaced genomic scaffold, Da-Ae ScsIHWf_1736;HRSCAF=2366, whole genome shotgun sequence genome is shown below.
ACCATGTTATGTTAAACAGTTTGAGCACATAAGGTTAAAGATAAGTTAGCGTTTTACTGAAGACTACTCAGTGTCGATTCAATACGAGAGAGAAAAAATGTTTTCCTTATTTTTAGtcttgtttaatttaaaataaaattcgatTAGAAAGTAAGTTAAACCTATATCTCTTGTTTATTTTTCAGACACACTATGCTTTCTTTTTCATTAGATTTGGAAGTTTTAGAGCTTTGGGGAGACAAATTTGTCCTCAACCTTTGGAGAAGATTTCTGAacccttatttttttttttttataattccacTATGCATTTTCCATCATCTCTCTATGTTTTTGCTTCCATTTTGACTAGTTCATTAGTTATGTTAAGGGAATTCATGTATTGATGATTATGATTTGTTAGAATAGGGAATTATCtatcgatttcttcatttagGTTGTTCTTAATGCTTAAATTAGATTGATCACCTAGTTTCTTATCTTAGTTTGTTTAGAGCACCGAAAGTGTTTAATTATATGCGTGAATGAACCTAGAGTGAGTGAAATATTCGTAACCAATGGAAGCTAATGTTAAAGAGTTTTGTGAACCTGGAGTGTTTAATTATTCTTATTGCATGTTAGAATCTGAATTTCAATGGAAGTTAGTCTTTAAGATTCTAATACATATGGTTTAGCACTACAGAAGTATGCTAGTCTAATTAAGATATTTGAGTTATGTAATGTTTCTTAATACATTTCCTATTAAACAATCATATCATCTAATATGTGTTTCTTGAGATTTCCTAAACCCAACGCTTTTTATTCAAAAGTTTACAtcattatttgatttttgtttctaCATTCTTGCAATTGGAAACTACAAACAAACTTTCTGTCTTAGCTTAACTATAATCTCGCGAAGCGTAATCTTGGTCTTTGTGGATTCAATTCCTAAGTACTACTGTGCAATGTGGTCCACTTACAGTTTACATATAATGGTTAAAACTGATCATATCAAAAACCTCTATGTTTGGTAGtttggaagtttttttttctatggaCTTCCCACTTCCTGGTCGGAGGAGGGGTTGACAATCTAGACAGAGCAATTTGAAGTAGATCTTGACCATGATGTGAAAACTTACTTGAGAGGATTCAGTTTGTGTGGGGAGCTCATCATCTTCTCAACGTCGGAGGTGTGTATTACTAGGAGCGGAATTTTTGAGACTGAACTTGTGTGCATTGTTTACTACAATTCACACAGACATGTGTTTGATCGGAGAGCAGTGGAGGAAGTTAACTTTCAACGTTCTAAGGTTGGTGGGATAGTGTAATTAGGGGCCACATGGAGAACATCTTGCGCATTTAAGTAGAAAGAGATTGAGAAAGATTTTTGGTTGGTTATAAGAGAGATTATATTAATGAAACTGTTTTCATTGCGTCAAAAGTATTGTCacgatatatattttaattttccaaaaaatgtttttcGAGGATAAAATTTATGTTCAATGCACTTAGAGGATGTTTGTTAAAATGTTCTGGTAAAACATGTCTCAAGTATATTGAGCCGACCAACTTTGAATTTTAGAGTAATCATCCTAAGTGTAAGTCAGTTCTAGAACTCAAACCTAGAGAGATCTTTAGCTTGAATGTGACAATTTTACAtagaaattgaaattttttacaTAGTTTCAAAACCTCTAGTTAGAGCATTCTTATCATTTAAGatactagatcttgatccgtgCAACCGCGCGAGTGTTATTTCAaactttatatgtatataatatttattttagatcattAGGGGTATAcagtttaattttaatcatctatttaaatttttatataactatttcaaatataataatttatagtttatatgttGTAAATAATCAGTTGTCTAAATACATCACATGTATTTGTtgattcttattatatatttatcttattgtatttgcatttagttattaaaaaaattaatatgtgcatgaaaaacatatttgaaaattattttatatttaatttatgttaaatttttacCCGCCCTTTAAAACTAGATTtcattttagtaatatttttacgtttattcattttacataatatagtattatatatacaaaaatcaaagatatgttaatttttatacatgtattgtAGTCtgtcatcatattatatttttaaataaatattttatatttatgaaaataaaatttataaatctatcaatttaatataattttatcacatgtagttcaatataataattttattttaacatgattgattatgattataaaataggtaaaatTATGatagaatttttaatttaaattttataaacaataactgtaaatttgttgacaaaaaaaactgtatatatattaatgcataataatatttcattgcTAACTACGAAATGAGtgaatatatttacataaaaaaattgaaaattaatatattgttaaaatatttagatgaacataataattttaatttaacatGATTGATTGtgattatataattgataaaaataggatagaatatttatttttcatttttaaacaataactggatatattagtgtatattaatatttcaaaactaatcacgaaattagtgaaaatatttacatataatttttttaaattaagatcttgttaaaatctttttaaacagattttttgaaaattttaatatatatatatatatatatatatatttttaatgaaaatatatcaaaagatattttgattaaagtaattcaaaaattctatatattattagttttattaaaatacatttagtGAAAAAAATTAAGGATGGTCCAACTTAAAAATCACacgtgaattttattttaatagaatagatataatTTGTGAACCAACAAGCATATTGAATTTTGATGTAAATAATAAccggtttaattttaaaacaacgtTGAAGGCTATACGAGAAAGCCCAAAGCCTTTCCTTTTGTAGGATCTTAAGCTAAAGCGAATCTTTAAAGCCCACAACATCATCTCTATCCCTTACCTAAACCCGAATAAATGACCCGACCCGATTGATCGCAAATTAGACACGCAGTTCAAACCACCCGAATACCCGACCTTTTTTCCCAGGAGGATTGAGAATACAGCCCAGAGAAATCGCCATCTTCTTCCGTACTTGaagggagaaagagagagagagagagggggaagAGAATCAATCAGTGATGGGAGATCTAAAAGTAGACGACGATGCGATTCTAAAATCGTTCCTCGCGGAGGTCGGTGAGGTTGAGAGGGACAACGAAGTCGTCAGGTTCCTTTCTCCTAAGCCTAATTTAGCTCCTATTCCTGATCCGAGCCGTGTATAAGCGTTATCATGCAATTCATAGTGCGTTAGGGTGTTTACGTTCTGAGATATATCTCCTTAATTAGCTTATCAATGTTGTTCATAAGTCATAACCTACGGAATTTGTAATTCCAGTGATTTCGATCCGGATCTTGTGAAAATTTGCTCAATTTTATAAGAAGGATGTGGTGATAGTTATTCACGTAGCTTCGCGGTTATGCTCGTAGTGTTGCAgccatgtgtttttttttatgaccgtgtcttaaaaaagtttgaaactttgtaGGATTCTCTCATGCTTCAAGCTGAACCCGTTTGAGCATCTTAACTTATCTTTCGATTCTTCCACGGATGATGTTAAACGGCAGTACAGAAAGGTATTCGTCAGTTGTGTCACTTTCCAGTTGCAAAAGACTTTTGTTTTTCCTTCCTAGTGGTTTTAGTTACTACGCCAACACAATAGGAAGCTTTGTAACTAATTCGTACATTTTACCAGATATCTTTGATGGTTCACCCTGACAAATGCAAGCATCCTCAAGCACAGGAGGCTTTTGGAGGTTAATagtctttaagatttttttgcATATTTATCGTCTGAGTGTTGCGGTAAAGATGGGATGCTTGGGGCTCCTCAAAATAgttgcttttcttttttgggATCATGTttatttgggttttgatttaCTGAACAGCATTGGCAAAGGCGCAACAGCTACTGCTAAACGACCAAGAAAGAGATTATATTCTCACTCAAGTCCATGCTGCCAAACGTGAGATTTTATTGCTTATCTTGGATTTTACCTATTTCATGGGTTACCCCCCTCCCCAATTTCGGGAGACATATTGTGTTAGATCATTTGAAAGTTTTACCGGAATCTGCAGCTTACCTtttagtaactttttttttccctcAACTGTGCAGAAGAGCTTAAGATGAAGAGAAAGAAACAGTTGAAGAAAGATACCGCCTCTAAAATAAAGTCCTTGGTTGATGAGGTAatgaatttgtttatttttggggTTTAGATCTAACCTATTTAGCTGAAGTGTTTTTACCTTTTCTATTTTTCCAATGTGATTGAATCTACAGTAAAGTTGAACGTAGTGGTACACTTTTACAATGTTTGCATTACTGATATGAACTGGCTTGACATTGTTGTTGTGTAAACCTCCTTGCTACTTACACTTAAGCGGAAAACCTTGTGCTGTGCCTATTATTTGCGGATGAAATAAGAATTCTAAGATACAGAATACGTAGCTCATGTTTGTCAAATGTATATGCGTTAGATGAAAGGATATATTAATGAATAATCGCTCTctgtttttattcttcttttatttCGTCTGATTGCTATGTATCACAACTCGTTGGTTCTAGATCCTTTATAGCTTCGGTTTCATATTTGTGCTTTTTCTGTCAATCctatttgtctttttttttccttctccaGTTCATATTCTTCTGAACTTGTATTGAAACACAATTTTATTTACACAGGGAAAGCATGAGCAACTATATGAGCAATCTGAAGAGTTTCAGAAGGAGCTTAAGTTAAAGGTCCGAGAGATATTAACAGACCAAGAATGGCGTAGGAGAAAAATGGCTATGAGGGTATGCAGAGAGTTTCTAGTTAGCTTTGCCTAATTATTTTATCCGTGAGAAGTCAAAACGATCATTCATTCGTTTTTTGTTCTTTGACATTTAGATATCAGAAGAAGAGGGAAGACTgaagaaggatgaagaagaacaaaagGAGATACGGAAGAAAAAGCGTGAGCATGAAGAACAGTGGGAAGGAACGAGAGAAAACAGGGTTTGTGCTTCTGTTACCCATTATCTTGATTCCGAACCTGCCTATGAATGCATTAGTTAGAAGTAGAATCACTTAGCTCACCTTTAGGCAATGAAGTATTGTTAGCACGTTCTTGTTCCATCATATATGTTGATAAAATATGCAATTTCTCATTTTCTATGTCACCATGGAACATATATGACAGGATATAGTCAGGTTTAGCgcaattgctttttttttgtccttGATGTCAGTGGTCTTTATCAACGTTTGGGTTTGCATGTGCAGGTGTCAAGCTGGAGAGACTTCATGAAAGCAGGAAAGAAGGTAAACTTAGCTAGGAAAAACTCCTACTTTCgtgaattatttattttttcctttggtCAAATATCAATCTAAGCTCTGTTATCATATCATCCTTCAGGCCAAAAAGGGAGAGACTCGTCCTCCAAAATTGAAGACTGAGGATCCAAACAAATCATACGTTCAAAGGCCGGTCAAGAAAGGCTGATCCCTGTCTCGTTTTACTGTTGTTGCCATTGATAGATTGGTCTTCTCGAGTATGAGCCAGACTTGTTCTGCTCATGTCTGTGTTTCAGTTTGTACATCACCTTCTTTGTCTTTCCAAATACATCAGAAACATGGAAgagatatataaatttatctcACTTCTCAAACGCTTATGACCTTTTAACTTATGTATTGTGTTAGACTTTATATAGTACACTTtgatctttttatattattagtgTGTTTGGTGCTGTAACTATTAGGGTGGTCACGACAAAAGACCAAGAAAAGTAGAGAGTTGTCTCAATAGATTTCCTTCACACAACCATAATGGTACAGACCCCACACCTTGTGGTGTGAAAAGATATCTGCTATGTACATAGGTGCGCTCCAAGTACCACTAAAACTGGTTTACTTGTGTTAAGCCTCCCAAGGATTGTTTCGTCTTGCCTGTTCCGGAAGTGATTTTTGTTCTTCAACCCATATAACACGTGCTTAATACTTATCTTACTCCAAGTGTTAAGACTTAAGAGTAGCATGAAAATGACTCTTCATTGAGCCTGGTAAAAAGGAACTTTCCTGAGTTAAAAGCCTTATAGAAACTTATGTCATAATTCCAAGTAATACAtgatctcttatatattaaaggagaaataTTGTATTAAATGCATTCACATTAAAATGGACACGTGGCAAcatcacaatgatttgataataaatatgctaacgGGCTcgcactatattcataaatatgttcacactatgtatttTGCGtatcttttaatataaaaaagccTTTATCGAAACTTATGTCATAATTCCACGTAATACAtgatcccttatatattaaaggagaaacattgcattaaatgcattcatattaaaatagacacgtggcaacatcacaatgattttaaaataaatatgctAACGGGCTcgcactatattcataaatgtgtttgTATTTTGCGtatcttttaatataaaactcacatgcatggttTTAATAAAACTCTGGATTTTTTTGATTCTATCAAAagagataacgaatcaaaagcttAATTGATCcattatccgttttgattcgaTTGATTacccgttttgatttgaatcaaaaaatctggatatccgtaactctacgaatcaaatcaaatattaaaatacaatatccaaaaaacaagcaaatcacaaataccaatatttttaggaacgaATATATAATTcgatatgttatatgcatatatatatttatgtaaagaattatatatatacgttatatatatattatagtttatataagtcTTACAACATTTTtatgaactaaatttattatattaggcactagaatttaaaaagttaaataatgttttattttgtaataaaatgttattattaaaattttcaattattttaaaaattttaatttatttacggatcaaatcggatattctttaaaattctaaaaaaattcgGATATCCGAGTCATTGAATATCcaggtggctaaagatcgaatcgacacCAATGCCTCCAAATACCCGGATATTCGATCTATGTCCACCCCTATTTAaggatacaattttattttctttatatgaaaaaaattcactaatgtcaagacctttttatttttaattaattttaattttatatttcatgtattattttaaaaaaaatttcattaatattaattaataatatcccttatatattaatcatggaacattacaacatgttttgatagccacgtgtcatcaccagAATTATTTTCAGAAtcgttagaaaaataaattggtccataaaattatatattatattttttattaaaataactacAAATTGATTATATACACACAAAGGAatattctttctttccttaaataaaagctacggaattatttaatatgaataacatatatatgataattaattattatgaatttatacatatttgataacaatttttgtatcttttttaattttttattattaaaagaaattaaacaatcacattaaacatttaatataaaaattttagattttttcttatatgttatatttagaattttaaaacgactatattACTAAAAAGGGTAAAAGTCccacattaaaattttgtaatcagtggtttaactttttttattcaagtaaaataaaaatgattataaagtCTCATTAAAagatattcatattttatatatatatatatatatatatatatgtatatatatatattaatatcatttaaattaaattatatactatataaatatctaaatttattaatttcaaaatttgcagtgaaaatttattgagattttaatattttaattttgaaattcgTATTGGAAACAGTCGCATTAAAGTTTTATGATTAacagtttaaatttttattacagcaaatatacaaatgttaataaaatcatatgagtaggaagtgtcaataataaatatatattaaaatatactatatatatttatgtcaatatcactaaCGTTTAATGATATaccttataaaataaataaaatgattattttgatttatttactaaaaacatgattgtaaattaacaaaagGTATTGGTTTTGATCCTGGCAATCccaaaaatacactttttaaataatttagttttgatatttatttcaaaaaagcttttaatgaaatatcatgaaaagattacaatcacctccttttgagtttgttcaaagaatgagagatttgatcattcgtctaatatttgtttctcctAACCCAATAcaactattataattttttcgAACAAAACTTATGATCTTAGTACGTTGGGGTTTGATTATAATCTGAACTGAACTATGATTCGAAGATATCCAAAATTAGTgtaatatgttaatgttttttatatgtcaaagtaatttaaatattttatattatttaaatatttttatagtttgttttatttattttttaaatacatttaagttaatttatatagttttaatagttttaattagatttatgaataatttaaatattttgacatttttgtcgatttttgaggtttaaaaaatatatttttggacgaTTTCGGATATTGGTTGTAGTTCAATCTAGACCGAATCCGGAAGAAACTGAATCGAATctgataaatattaaaatccaaACTTAAGAGCATAataccaaaaatttaaaaattcaaaccaGTTGAACCAAAATCGACGGACCTCGTAACTCTTAGgtatatgatatatttaagagaccaacatttgtttTCAACATTTTATTTCGATAAATATTGTAAtgatacaaaatattaaaaccgAACAAATATTAGTATAAAAACTCACTCCGCACTTATGCGCGGATTATCATCCAGTGTTCCATTATTTTAGAATCGGTCAATCCAAGAAGAAGCAATATTGACTTTGAGAATACTCCCAGCTAGGACTTTTCCCAAAATGTGCACGATGTTGCCTGACATACGGTATATTACCATCAACATCCGACGACGCATATTGACTTCAAACTAGATTTGTCATTGTATTTCTTAGCTTTTTCTACAATCATTTTGGAGCTATATATTTTATCttctaatcaaaaaaaaaactctatattttatCTTCTTAAACAAAATggtgatttttcaaaaaataaaaacaaaagggtGTTTCTAATTTTCCATAAATGCCATAAGTAACCATGCAAAGTTGATAAATGTCcgacatatattttaaaataggaaAAATCGCATAAAAAATCTTCGAAATGGATCCACTTACACTTTAAACCCTAAGAGTATTTCACAAGCACTTTAAACTTCTAAATTGACACTTGTATCAAAAAAACCTTCAATCTGGcttatttgtatataaagtcaAAACCGTAACCGGCACTGTTCAAAATCGATGACATGTcgagtttctttttttatttttctaaaaaatatattattggtaaaataaatatataaataaagaaaatataaataattcataaataattcaaaacaaatcataaaaatcacaaaaaataaaatattcaccaaaaaatatttaatttattttattaataaaataaatataaaatgcagaaaatataaaaattcattaaaaatcaaaataaatcactaaaagtcaataaaattcacaaaaaatcacaaaatattttaaattatctattcataaaataaatataaaataaagaaaatataaaatataaaatataaaaacaattcataaaaattcaaaacaaataataaaaactcataaaattttacaaaaacaaaagattcacaacaaatatttatatcattttattaatataataagtATACAatacagaaaatatataaaaattcataaaaattcataaaaattcacaaaaatagaaaataaaattatacatgGTTTTATAAAAGCGACTAAGGAATAGGTGCATTGAGTGCTATAAACTGGCTAACCTTAAGCTATCATTAGTATTCATTCTTCCTTTTAACAATCTTGAACTTTCTCAAATACAaccaacacacacacaaaacaaaacaaataaaaaaaatcaaaatagcaGTCAGTCTCTGGATTATGATTACTCTAATTCAGATTAGAAAAATTCATTATCTCCAAATAATTCTCGTGAATGATTTTGTGTgatttttatgatttattttgaattatttatgaatttttatattttctttattttttatatttattttactaataaatattttttataaaaattataaaaagaaaaaaagaaaaccgaCACGTCATCGATTTTAAACAGTGTCGGTTACGGTTTTGACTTGATGTACAAATAAGCCAGATTAAAGGTTTCTTTTGATACAAGTGCCACTTTAAATTAAAGTGCTTGTGAAATACTCTCAGGGTTTAAAGTGTAAGTGATTGTCACTTTGAAggttttttatgcgattttcccttttaatatattaaaccaGTGTAAATTAATCGTATTTGtatctatatatttaataacataaaaattatcttaaaattttCTATCTCATTTATTAATAGAGTACATGAACTTGTTGATGTAATTTTCAAATTCATCTGTTTTCTTTAAATTAGTGAAGATTAATTGTATTtggatttatatttaataaaatataaatcataccTTAATATTTTCTATCGCATTTATTAATAGAGTACATGAACTTGTTCATGTAATTTTCATGTAATTTTCAAATTCatctattttctataatttttccTTTGATTATTTAggtaattttctttaaaaaaaattctcatttTTCCCACTCGAGaagaaatgaataaaaaagaacaaaacaaagtcttaaataaaaagaaagataaaaaaattctagTGTGTTCGACTGCCCCTACAAAGACCTGAACATAATAAGCAAACTCAATTAGTCTTCTTGGAACAACAGCAGCCACACAACAAAACTCTATTAAAAGCCTCTCCTCCCACTGCTTTCCTTTAGGGTTTTCTTAAAGAACAGAGAAAAGATGTTCAGAAGAGGACCTTCGAGTAAGAGCGACAACACCAAGTTCTACGAGATCCTCG
Proteins encoded:
- the LOC125598550 gene encoding J domain-containing protein spf31-like, whose amino-acid sequence is MGDLKVDDDAILKSFLAEVGEVERDNEVVRILSCFKLNPFEHLNLSFDSSTDDVKRQYRKISLMVHPDKCKHPQAQEAFGALAKAQQLLLNDQERDYILTQVHAAKQELKMKRKKQLKKDTASKIKSLVDEGKHEQLYEQSEEFQKELKLKVREILTDQEWRRRKMAMRISEEEGRLKKDEEEQKEIRKKKREHEEQWEGTRENRVSSWRDFMKAGKKAKKGETRPPKLKTEDPNKSYVQRPVKKG